From the genome of Candidatus Zixiibacteriota bacterium, one region includes:
- the gltA gene encoding NADPH-dependent glutamate synthase translates to MVDKIDKKERMRIPRAQMPAQKPEDRVRNFNEVPFGLTEEQALVEASRCLECKKAPCIDGCPVEVDIPGFINLVLQKDYAAAARKIKETNSLPAVCGRVCPQEEQCEIKCVLTKKFKPVAIGHLERFVADYEREHDLVQIPAVAAPTGKRVAVVGSGPAGLTVAGDLIKLGHDVTVFEALHKPGGVLVYGIPEFRLPKHIVQAECDVLKDTGVKFENSTVIGKMETIDELFEMGFDAIFIGTGAGLPNFMGIPGEQLIGIYSANEYLTRSNLMRAFDEDDYDTPIIRGKNVAVLGGGNTAMDAVRTSKRLGADHSYIVYRRSEAEMPARAEEIHHAMEEGIEFHMLTTPIRFIGDEHGRVRQMECLRMELGPPDDSGRRRPVPIEGSNFTMDVDLVVVAIGNSSNPLIQSTTPGLETNRWGNITVNPDTMQTSRPGVYAGGDIVTGGATVILAAGAGKKAARAIHQYLMSGAPK, encoded by the coding sequence ATGGTTGACAAGATCGACAAAAAAGAGCGGATGAGAATCCCACGGGCCCAGATGCCCGCGCAGAAGCCTGAGGATCGGGTCCGCAATTTCAACGAAGTACCGTTCGGGCTGACCGAAGAGCAGGCGCTGGTAGAGGCCTCCCGCTGTCTCGAGTGCAAAAAAGCGCCGTGTATCGACGGCTGTCCGGTTGAGGTCGATATTCCGGGGTTCATCAACTTGGTTCTCCAGAAAGACTACGCGGCAGCCGCGCGCAAAATCAAAGAGACCAATTCCCTTCCGGCGGTGTGCGGGCGCGTCTGTCCGCAGGAAGAGCAGTGCGAGATCAAGTGCGTGCTGACGAAAAAATTCAAGCCCGTGGCGATCGGCCATCTGGAACGCTTTGTCGCCGACTACGAGCGCGAACACGACCTCGTGCAAATCCCGGCAGTGGCCGCGCCGACCGGGAAAAGAGTCGCCGTGGTCGGATCCGGTCCAGCCGGGCTGACGGTGGCGGGCGACCTGATCAAGCTCGGTCACGATGTGACCGTGTTCGAGGCCCTGCACAAACCGGGCGGCGTGCTGGTGTACGGCATCCCCGAATTCCGTCTGCCGAAACATATCGTGCAGGCCGAGTGTGACGTATTGAAAGACACCGGGGTCAAGTTCGAGAACTCGACCGTGATCGGGAAGATGGAGACGATCGACGAGCTGTTCGAGATGGGTTTCGATGCAATCTTCATCGGGACCGGCGCCGGTCTGCCGAATTTCATGGGCATTCCCGGCGAGCAGTTGATCGGTATCTATTCGGCCAACGAATACCTGACGCGCTCGAATTTGATGCGGGCGTTTGACGAAGACGATTATGACACGCCGATCATCCGGGGCAAAAATGTCGCGGTGCTGGGCGGTGGTAATACGGCCATGGACGCCGTGCGGACATCGAAACGGCTAGGGGCGGATCATTCGTACATCGTCTACCGTCGCTCCGAGGCCGAGATGCCGGCGCGTGCCGAAGAGATTCATCACGCCATGGAAGAAGGGATCGAGTTCCACATGCTCACGACCCCGATCCGGTTTATCGGCGACGAGCACGGACGGGTCAGGCAGATGGAGTGTCTCCGGATGGAACTGGGTCCGCCCGATGATTCGGGTCGACGCCGCCCGGTGCCGATCGAGGGCTCGAATTTCACCATGGATGTGGATCTGGTCGTGGTGGCGATCGGCAACAGCTCGAACCCGCTGATCCAGTCGACCACGCCCGGCCTGGAGACGAACCGCTGGGGGAACATCACGGTGAACCCGGACACGATGCAGACCTCGCGGCCGGGCGTCTACGCCGGCGGTGATATCGTGACCGGCGGTGCGACCGTGATTCTCGCCGCGGGCGCCGGTAAAAAAGCCGCCCGGGCAATTCATCAGTACCTGATGAGCGGCGCGCCGAAGTGA
- a CDS encoding sulfide/dihydroorotate dehydrogenase-like FAD/NAD-binding protein codes for MPRVVDNVQLGPMIWKMRVEVPRLVSKAKAGQFVILRVNEQGERVPMSIAGLDRDEGLLTIIYQVVGKTSALMTTVGAGGTISDCVGPLGIASHVENWGTACVVGGGIGIAPVYPIAQAYKEAGNRVISIIGARTKDLLFYEKEHRAVADELHVCTDDGSYGHKGFVSDVLGSMLRDGVKIGMVMAIGPVPMMRVVTNVTKEFEVPTWVSLNPLMVDGTGMCGGCRVTVGGETRFACVDGPDFDGHLVDFDVLTSRLSAYKDHERRAMKKLLEDPNCRLTKAVRQFTYPGEKKA; via the coding sequence ATGCCGAGGGTTGTTGATAACGTGCAGCTGGGGCCGATGATCTGGAAAATGCGGGTCGAGGTCCCTCGACTGGTCTCGAAAGCCAAAGCCGGACAATTCGTTATCCTGCGCGTCAACGAACAGGGGGAGAGGGTCCCGATGTCTATCGCGGGGCTCGATCGTGACGAAGGACTGCTCACCATCATTTATCAGGTAGTAGGGAAAACCTCGGCCCTGATGACCACCGTTGGGGCCGGCGGAACCATCTCCGACTGCGTCGGACCGCTCGGGATTGCCTCACATGTGGAAAATTGGGGAACCGCGTGCGTGGTCGGCGGCGGGATCGGAATCGCGCCCGTCTATCCGATCGCACAGGCCTACAAAGAAGCCGGTAACCGGGTCATCAGCATAATCGGCGCACGCACGAAAGATCTGCTGTTCTACGAGAAAGAACATCGCGCGGTTGCTGACGAGCTGCACGTGTGCACCGATGACGGTTCGTACGGTCACAAAGGATTCGTTTCCGACGTTCTCGGTTCGATGCTTCGCGACGGGGTGAAAATCGGCATGGTGATGGCGATCGGTCCGGTCCCGATGATGCGCGTGGTCACGAACGTGACGAAAGAATTCGAGGTTCCTACGTGGGTATCGTTGAATCCGCTGATGGTCGACGGTACGGGCATGTGCGGCGGTTGCCGCGTGACTGTCGGCGGTGAAACAAGATTCGCGTGTGTCGACGGTCCGGATTTCGACGGCCACCTCGTGGATTTCGACGTTCTCACGAGCCGGTTGAGCGCATACAAGGACCACGAACGCCGGGCGATGAAAAAGCTCCTCGAAGACCCCAATTGTCGACTGACTAAGGCGGTACGGCAGTTTACATATCCGGGTGAGAAAAAGGCGTGA